One genomic window of Myxococcus xanthus includes the following:
- a CDS encoding MBL fold metallo-hydrolase: MARPSRTGRRDFLRAAVALSAGAVLLPPGTGRATKPVDSAALRAQRLAWAGVRLRLGQDTLFLDPLSDPTVWGAALKDPLVPVDVSDGGRFVLVTHRHSDHFDRVAVRQALGDSGTLVCAPDMAAAASASGFRVRSAPLYEPILLNDFTATAVPAADGYGDPQVSWVVSGGGRRIIHCGDTLWHGSWWHIGRQFGPFDAAFLPINGARFGWRKPVSDVHAVLTPEQAVAAALVLGAKLLVPIHYGLAASEDYQEVPDAEALLLAAARTRKVNVELARPGEWLTWRART, translated from the coding sequence ATGGCTCGACCCTCGCGGACGGGCCGTCGGGATTTCCTGCGTGCGGCGGTGGCGCTCTCCGCGGGCGCGGTCCTGCTCCCCCCGGGGACGGGCCGTGCGACGAAGCCTGTCGACAGCGCCGCGCTTCGGGCCCAGCGGTTGGCCTGGGCCGGCGTGCGGCTGCGGCTCGGACAGGACACGCTCTTCCTGGACCCGTTGAGCGACCCCACCGTGTGGGGGGCCGCGCTGAAGGACCCGCTTGTCCCAGTGGACGTGAGCGACGGGGGCCGCTTCGTCCTGGTGACGCATCGCCATTCCGACCACTTCGACCGGGTGGCCGTCCGTCAGGCGCTGGGGGACAGCGGGACGCTGGTGTGCGCCCCAGACATGGCCGCGGCGGCTTCGGCGTCGGGATTCCGCGTGCGGTCCGCCCCGCTCTACGAGCCCATCTTGCTCAATGACTTCACCGCCACCGCCGTTCCCGCGGCGGACGGCTATGGGGATCCCCAGGTTTCGTGGGTCGTCTCCGGTGGAGGCCGCCGCATCATCCACTGCGGCGACACGCTGTGGCATGGCTCCTGGTGGCACATCGGGCGACAGTTCGGCCCCTTCGATGCGGCATTCCTGCCTATCAACGGGGCGCGCTTCGGCTGGCGCAAGCCCGTGAGCGACGTGCATGCCGTCCTGACGCCGGAGCAGGCGGTGGCCGCGGCCTTGGTGTTGGGAGCAAAGCTCCTCGTGCCCATCCACTACGGCCTCGCTGCCTCGGAGGACTACCAGGAGGTCCCGGACGCGGAAGCGCTGCTTCTGGCCGCCGCGCGCACGCGGAAGGTGAACGTGGAGCTGGCACGTCCGGGGGAGTGGCTGACCTGGCGGGCCCGGACCTGA
- a CDS encoding cupin domain-containing protein, translated as MRVWVVDMAPGSQWPFVDVHDTGEEVLVVSGELIEGEQRLGAGSYLFFPPASRHQPRTETGVRLFGINLVASPGAR; from the coding sequence GTGAGGGTCTGGGTCGTGGACATGGCTCCCGGGAGTCAGTGGCCCTTTGTGGACGTCCACGACACCGGAGAGGAGGTTCTCGTGGTGAGCGGTGAGCTCATCGAGGGCGAGCAGCGCTTGGGAGCGGGCTCATACCTGTTCTTCCCGCCGGCAAGCCGTCATCAGCCGCGGACCGAAACCGGCGTGCGCCTCTTCGGCATCAACCTCGTGGCCTCCCCGGGGGCTCGGTGA